One Diceros bicornis minor isolate mBicDic1 chromosome 41, mDicBic1.mat.cur, whole genome shotgun sequence genomic region harbors:
- the C41H7orf25 gene encoding UPF0415 protein C7orf25 homolog, giving the protein MSAHSMLCERIAIAKELIKRAESLSRSRKGGIEGGAKLCSKLKAELKFLQKVEAGKVAIKESHLQSTNLTHLRAVVDSAENLEEVVSVLHVFGYTDTLGEKQTLVVDVVANGGHTWVKAIGRKAEALHNIWLGRGQYGDKSIIEQAEDFLQASHQQPVQYSNPHIIFAFYNSVSSPMAEKLKEMGISVRGDIVAVNSLLDHPEELQLSERESDDEGPELLQVTRVDRENILASVAFPTEIKVDVCKRVNLDITTLITYVSALSYGGCHFIFKEKVLTEQAEQERKEQVLPQLEAFMKDKELFACESAVKDFQSILDTLGGPRERERAAMLIKRINVVPDQPSERALKLVASSKINSRSLMIFGTGDTLKAITMTANSGFVRAANNQGVKFSVFIHQPRALTESKEALATPLPEGYTNDNEH; this is encoded by the coding sequence ATGTCTGCACACTCCATGCTCTGTGAACGAATCGCCATAGCCAAGGAACTGATCAAGAGAGCTGAATCACTTTCTAGATCAAGAAAAGGTGGCATAGAAGGTGGTGCAAAGCTGTGCAGCAAATTGAAGGCAGAATTAAAATTCTTACAAAAAGTGGAAGCTGGGAAAGTAGCTATTAAGGAATCCCATTTACAAAGCACTAATCTAACACACCTGAGAGCCGTAGTGGACTCTGCAGAAAACCTGGAAGAAGTTGTTAGTGTACTTCATGTCTTTGGTTACACAGATACCTTGGGAGAAAAGCAGACCCTTGTGGTGGATGTAGTTGCAAATGGTGGTCATACCTGGGTGAAAGCCATTGGCCGAAAGGCGGAAGCTCTGCATAACATTTGGCTGGGCAGGGGCCAGTATGGTGACAAAAGCATTATTGAGCAGGCTGAAGACTTCCTCCAGGCCAGTCACCAGCAGCCAGTGCAGTATAGCAACCCTCACATCATCTTTGCATTTTACAATAGTGTCTCCAGCCCCATGGCAGAGAAGCTGAAAGAAATGGGCATATCTGTGCGAGGAGACATAGTAGCAGTTAACTCTCTGTTAGATCACCCTGAAGAACTCCAGCTCAGTGAGAGAGAATCCGATGACGAGGGCCCTGAACTTTTGCAGGTGACCAGAGTAGACCGAGAGAATATACTAGCAAGTGTTGCGTTTCCAACAGAGATTAAGGTTGATGTGTGCAAAAGAGTAAATCTGGACATTACTACTTTAATCACCTATGTGTCTGCCCTCAGCTATGGAGGCTGCCACTTCATCTTCAAAGAAAAAGTCCTCACAGAACAAGCAGAGCAAGAGAGGAAAGAGCAGGTACTACCACAGCTGGAGGCATTCATGAAGGACAAGGAGTTGTTTGCTTGTGAATCTGCTGTCAAGGATTTTCAGTCTATTCTGGATACCTTAGGAGGAccgagggagagagaaagggctgCTATGCTAATTAAGCGAATTAATGTGGTGCCAGACCAGCCTTCTGAACGTGCCTTGAAACTAGTGGCCAGTTCAAAAATCAATAGTCGCTCATTAATGATTTTTGGGACAGGAGACACCCTAAAAGCCATCACAATGACTGCAAATAGTGGTTTTGTCAGAGCTGCCAACAACCAAGGTGTTAAGTTTAGTGTGTTTATCCATCAGCCCAGAGCACTTACTGAGAGCAAAGAGGCTCTAGCCACCCCCTTACCAGAAGGCTACACAAATGACAACGAACACTGA
- the MRPL32 gene encoding large ribosomal subunit protein bL32m → MASAMLVLVVPPWPAARGLLRNYWERLQRKLQQSRLGFPSPPWGPALVVQGPAIFTEPANDTNGSKEISSLLDSIFWMAAPKNRRSIEVNRCRRRNPHKLIKVKNNIDVCPECGHLKQKHVLCGYCYEKVCKETAEIRRQIGKQEGGPFKAPNVETMVLYSGETACEQDQGKRIIERDRKRPSWFTQN, encoded by the exons ATGGCGTCGGCCATGCTGGTGCTGGTAGTTCCGCCGTGGCCAGCAGCTCGGGGACTTCTCCGGAACTATTGGGAGCGGCTGCAGCGGAAACTTCAGCAGAGCCGGCTAGGCTTTCCCAGTCCTCCGTGGG GGCCAGCATTAGTGGTCCAAGGTCCAGCTATATTTACGGAACCAGCAAACGATACCAATGGAAGTAAGGAGATTTCCAGCCTTTTGGATAGTATCTTTTGGATGGCAGCTCCTAAAAACAGACGCAGCATTGAAGTTAACCGGTGTAGGAGAAGAAACCCTCATAAGCTTATTAAAGTTAAG aacaaTATAGACGTTTGTCCTGAGTGTGGTCACCTGAAGCAGAAACACGTCCTTTGTGGCTATTGCTATGAGAAGGTGTGCAAGGAGACTGCAGAAATCAGAAGACAGATAGGGAAACAAGAAGGGGGCCCTTTTAAGGCTCCTAACGTAGAGACTATGGTGCTGTACTCAGGAGAGACAGCCTGTGAACAAGATCAGGGCAAGAGGATCATTGAACGAGACAGGAAGCGACCCTCCTGGTTCACGCAGAATTGA
- the PSMA2 gene encoding proteasome subunit alpha type-2, translating to MAERGYSFSLTTFSPSGKLVQIEYALAAVAGGAPSVGIKAANGVVLATEKKQKSILYDERSVHKVEPITKHIGLVYSGMGPDYRVLVHRARKLAQQYYLVYQEPIPTAQLVQRVASVMQEYTQSGGVRPFGVSLLICGWNEGRPYLFQSDPSGAYFAWKATAMGKNYVNGKTFLEKRYNEDLELEDAIHTAILTLKESFEGQMTEDNIEVGICNEAGFRRLTPTEVKDYLAAIA from the exons ATGGCGGAGCGAGGTTACAGCTTTTCGCTGACAACATTCAG ccCGTCTGGTAAACTTGTCCAGATTGAATATGCTTTGGCTGCTGTAGCTGGAGGAGCCCCTTCAGTGGGAATTAAAG ctgcaaATGGTGTGGTATTAGCAactgagaagaaacagaaatccaTTCTGTATGATGAGCGAAGTGTCCACAAAGTGGAGCCAATTACCAAGCATATAGGCTTGGTGTATAGTGGCATGGGCCCAGATTACAG AGTGCTTGTGCACAGAGCTCGGAAACTAGCTCAGCAATACTATCTTGTTTACCAAGAACCCATTCCCACAGCTCAGCTGGTACAGAGAGTAGCTTCTGTGATGCAAGAATACACCCAGTCAGG tGGTGTTCGTCCTTTTGGAGTTTCTTTACTAATTTGTGGTTGGAATGAGGGACGACCGTATTTATTTCAGTCAGACCCATCT GGAGCTTACTTTGCCTGGAAAGCCACAGCAATGGGAAAGAACTATGTGAATGGGAAAACTTTCCTTGAGAAAAG ATATAATGAAGATCTGGAACTTGAAGATGCCATTCATACAGCCATATTAACCCTAAAG GAAAGCTTTGAAGGGCAAATGACAGAAGATAACATAGAAGTTGGAATCTGTAATGAAGCTGGATTTAGGAGGCTTACTCCAACCGAAGTGAAGGATTACTTGGCTGCCATAGCATAA